The Engystomops pustulosus chromosome 1, aEngPut4.maternal, whole genome shotgun sequence genome has a window encoding:
- the C1H5orf63 gene encoding glutaredoxin-like protein C5orf63 homolog isoform X1 — translation MTFRVTQAGMFYLRHFHRVKHVAFLETLRHYTAQKEKPVLTMFTKNPCPLCDDAKEVLTPYMDRFVFEKVDITLPENMAWYDRYKHDIPVFHLNGQFLMMHRVNIKKLERHLNKLEHEDTAQ, via the exons ATGTTTTATTTAAGGCATTTTCACAGAGTAAAGCATGTAGCCTTTTTAGAGACCTTAAGGCATTATACAGCCCAGAAGGAGAAGCCAGTGCTCACTATGTTCACAAAG aatccaTGTCCATTATGTGATGATGCGAAAGAAGTTCTTACACCATATATGGATCGG TTTGTTTTTGAGAAAGTGGACATTACACTTCCGGAGAATATGGCCTGGTATGACCGCTATAAACATGACATTCCAGTGTTTCACCTGAATGGACAGTTCCTCATGATGCACAGAGTAAATATTAAGAAATTGGAGAGACACCTTAACAAGTTGGAGCATGAAGATACTGCTCAATGA
- the C1H5orf63 gene encoding glutaredoxin-like protein C5orf63 homolog isoform X2, producing MFTKNPCPLCDDAKEVLTPYMDRFVFEKVDITLPENMAWYDRYKHDIPVFHLNGQFLMMHRVNIKKLERHLNKLEHEDTAQ from the exons ATGTTCACAAAG aatccaTGTCCATTATGTGATGATGCGAAAGAAGTTCTTACACCATATATGGATCGG TTTGTTTTTGAGAAAGTGGACATTACACTTCCGGAGAATATGGCCTGGTATGACCGCTATAAACATGACATTCCAGTGTTTCACCTGAATGGACAGTTCCTCATGATGCACAGAGTAAATATTAAGAAATTGGAGAGACACCTTAACAAGTTGGAGCATGAAGATACTGCTCAATGA